One Bombus pyrosoma isolate SC7728 linkage group LG11, ASM1482585v1, whole genome shotgun sequence DNA segment encodes these proteins:
- the LOC122572890 gene encoding probable chitinase 10 isoform X1, whose translation MIPWLILLLVASAAAGPSYLKSIPDILQPPPLDSIEREADAEIISLPSFQRGAVEGPPMIENPLMDPSITHAEYGSERFPLRDAVEALPANKIGFQVVSLPLQDSSQGRVPLRDAVEHREAPFFGNFDHESIWIEPLAPPTLTRTEQIINPKVVCHLDSSAVHRMEPFSLFPQSVPDHRCSHLIYIAATLDPEELVVVSRDREYDEIKGGYKAVTGHRSRDPALRVLVSITAPNRGKLFSEVTKNHCTLHCEKFGKSILSFLEAHDFDGVEIDWDGSPDRFNDLKLLLRTIKKLFADREYILAIVQKPDDPVDQEITSVADLVLLRAWRDSPAFRREKLALHPAPLKYVARVTNKWIDQIPTEHRSKIILGLPVFGQGYTLKFGNFTDTGAPIIGPGIEDVYTKQKNGRMAYYEICEKLEDGLWTSGRDEEGPYIKRGDQWVGYEDPLSVKIKVAYARSVRLGGVSLWSLDLDDFQGICGNLWPMLNAATESIGLYDEVELNECSTDGLSSDPENCSGFYSCHNGVRYRGQCGPGRFFDSINGRCVKANSNICKPVQIDKMQGNRYQTDIRETQAFQKLEISPKKGPRVVCYVTSWSLYRKGDGLFAPERLDSRLCTDIIYAFAGLNPDTLLIQPLDPWIDIEHNLYERVTKTKGSKVLLAIGGWTDSTGDKYSRLISNNVARRKFVASTINFLKKHNFDGLSFEWNYPKCWQSNCRKGPDSDKPNFTKLIQELRKGFDQQEPRLTLAVAFSGYKEVIDRAYEVHEISEMVDFISVMTYDYHGAWEAKTGHLSPLFGNTDDINPYYNVNSTMEYLINLGADKSKLLVGIPLYGQAYRLSSENLTSLGDPATGPGTAGEFTKQPGMLAYYEVCDRVKNKGWEIGLGKKPKEERKYLSFDPKCSILGPSAYRRDQWVGYDNQESVFAKGEYILKRGYGGATLWTVDLDDFLNRCCSESFPLLKSINRALGRLKNKASEGCGRPPEPITPQPPTLTTHSDAVGDTPRPTTPMAKPTTWPMWTEKPSTDSHHTTTTWPTWTWKPSKRPESTTKSSTTVWWTQSTSTASSTWTSTKAPEQLTTEATQGIEKPTDSSKPEQPCMIGEYVPDPDNCNNYFRCVLGELQREQCAPGLHWDAKRRICDWPAAAKCQAETGSVTQKPSWTTMRTTTTKKPTTLFVPSSPKPITQKPIMETSNGKPPKNCVHGEYYSYPDSCSSFHICVNGNLISQQCGPGLNWNKEKGMCDWAFKNPCIEKPKKTASLVAGGIKSTSCTPDSYTGVPGDCESFQACLWGRYEVFRCAPGLHFNERTRICDWPSRANCQDNSVSTDNQDSNTPSDKPINHPTSTEKPWVASTTQATTTLSPAVIDADKVSPLSGHYKIVCYFTNWAWYRRGVGRYLPEHIDHTLCTHIVYGFAVLDYSDLIIKAHDSWADYDNHFYERVVAYKKRGLKVSLALGGWNDSAGDKYSRLVNNPTARKRFIEQAIQFLEKYDFDGLDLDWEYPVCWQVDCNKGPSSDKQGFADLLKELSNELRPRGLLLSSAVSPSKQVIDKGYDVPALAKYLDWIAVMTYDFHGQWDKKTGHVAPLYYHPDDDYYYFNANYSINYWIAKGAPRRNIVMGMPLYGQSFSINDRNAGTGLNVPASAGQAGEFTRAAGFLSYYEICDRIRNRGWNVVQDSEHRMGPYAYKGTQWVSFDDADMIRRKAEYVRDMGLGGGMVWALDLDDFRGRCGEGPHPLMHTLQKVLASPPNKDEELEKPPITVEDLDQGPMTPMVTSTTVKTPVPSSTSRDQLQPDDKFKMICYFTNWAWYRQEGGKFLPEDIDPDLCTHVLYGFAVLDGSQLTIKPHDSWADIDNKFYERVAALKSKGIKVLMAIGGWNDSAGNKYSRLVNSPSARQRFITTVIQFIEKYEFEGLDLDWEYPVCWQVDCKKGPATDKEGFASLVKELSEQFKPRSLLLSAAVSPSKRVIDTGYDVPSLAKYLDWISVMTYDYHGQWDKKTGHVAPLYRLPNDWEPTFNANFSIHYWMEKGAPAKKLVMGAPLYGQSFSLAERSERGLNAPTYGGGEAGEATRARGFLSYYEICERTLKKGWTVIQDKQRRIGPYAYKGDQWVSFDDTRQIKLKAELIKDLDLGGGMVWALDLDDFKNRCGCEPSPLLRTMNRVLRNYPKGPLCPVTNEFLTIDAGESIMGSTTTERPSWEPTTSTKPTYLPPTSTTADPDSDIDDTIEIEAEPPIIGGSPDDCGGRVFVPHKKDCSKYFLCNFGKLTEHSCPPGLYWNENRCDWPENTKCQDSQRQSNELLPLISDQENNKKKMICYVMNWARKRPGVGQFLPEDIDLDLCTHIVYGLAKLDTERLTIQNPQAARQKEFLSKIADIKSRTGLKVLLGLGGWDESTDNKYSELAHNSMERKKFARHAALYIQSRGFDGLDLLWEYPVCWQVDCNRGPSSDREAFGALLKELSITFKPKGLLLSTGVSASKEVIDVAYDVPTLIKYLDWINVMTYDYHGYWEDKTGHVAPLYRNPDEQTKYLNVNFTIIHWLEQGVPSNKLIMGIPAYGQSFTLSRKLQGKGTPGLNAQVSGPGHPGDFTKSAGMLAYYEICNNVKNRDWSVIKDSKNLSGPYATRGDQWVSYEDVSSVIQKTKFIRDLNLGGALIWSLDVDDFANLCGCGKYPLTTALSQGLRGERNLRMDCT comes from the exons ATGATTCCTTGGCTGATCCTGCTCCTCGTGGCCTCAGCGGCCGCAGGACCATCCTACTTAAAATCTATTCCTGACATATTACAACCACCTCCATTGGATTCTATCGAAAGAGAAGCAGATGCAGAAATCATCAGTCTGCCTTCGTTTCAACGAGGCGCCGTCGAAGGTCCTCCGATGATCGAGAACCCGTTGATGGATCCTTCCATCACCCATGCTGAATACGGATCGGAGAGATTTCCCCTGCGTGACGCGGTCGAAGCGTTGCCCGCAAACAAGATCGGCTTTCAAGTCGTCAGTCTACCTCTACAAGATTCCTCGCA GGGCCGAGTACCTTTAAGAGACGCCGTGGAACATCGGGAAGCTCCTTTCTTCGGTAATTTCGACCATGAATCCATCTGGATCGAGCCATTAGCACCACCAACTTTAACAAGGACCGAGCAAATCATTAATCCAAAAGTGGTATGCCATTTGGACTCCAGCGCGGTTCACAGGATGGAGCCGTTCTCTTTGTTTCCCCAATCCGTGCCGGACCATCGATGCAGCCATCTGATTTATATTGCTGCCACTTTGG ACCCGGAAGAGCTGGTTGTCGTTTCAAGGGACCGCGAATATGACGAGATCAAGG GTGGATATAAGGCAGTAACGGGACATCGATCGAGGGATCCAGCATTGCGAGTACTCGTCTCGATCACGGCCCCAAATCGCGGGAAACTGTTTTCTGAAGTGACCAAGAACCATTGCACCCTGCACtgtgaaaaatttggaaaatccATCTTAAGTTTTCTCGAAGCGCACGACTTCGACGGCGTTGAAATCGATTGGGATGGTTCGCCAGATCGCTTCAATGACTTGAAACTCTTGTTGAGAACGATTAAGAAACTTTTCGCTGATCGGGAATATATTCTCGCGATTGTTCAAAAGCCGGACGATCCGGTGGATCAGGAAATCACTTCTGTAGCCGATTTAGTTCTTCTGAGAGCTTGGAGAGACAGTCCTGCGTtcagaagagaaaaattggcTCTTCATCCCGCACCATTGAAGTATGTTGCTCGAGTGACGAATAAATGGATCGATCAAATCCCGACAGAACACAgatcgaaaattattcttgGTTTACCCGTGTTTGGACAAGgatatactttaaaatttggaaattttacgGACACTGGTGCACCTATTATCGGGCCGGGGATTGAAGATGTTTATACCAAGcagaaaaatggaagaatgGCTTACTAtgaa ATCTGTGAGAAATTGGAAGATGGATTGTGGACCTCTGGAAGAGACGAGGAAGGGCCATACATAAAACGTGGTGATCAGTGGGTTGGTTACGAGGATCCATTGTCGGTGAAAATCAAAGTGGCTTACGCTAGATCAGTCAGACTCGGTGGAGTTTCTTTATGGTCCCTTGATTTGGACGATTTTCAA ggTATTTGCGGTAATTTGTGGCCTATGTTGAACGCTGCAACCGAATCGATAGGCTTGTATGATGAGGTAGAACTGAACGAATGTTCCACTGATGGTCTATCTAGTGACCCGGAAAATTGCTCAGGATTCTATTCCTGTCACAATG GAGTGCGATATCGAGGTCAATGCGGACCAGGAAGATTCTTCGATTCTATTAATGGCCGTTGCGTAAAAGCGAATTCGAACATTTGTAAACCAGTACAAATCGATAAAATGCAAGGAAATCGTTACCAGACTGATATAAGGGAGACACAAGCATTTCAAAAGTTAGAGATTTCTCCGAAGAAGGGTCCCCGTGTAGTCTGCTACGTAACTTCGTGGTCGCTCTACCGCAAAGGAGATGGACTGTTCGCTCCAGAACGATTAGACTCCCGCCTATGCACCGATATAATCTATGCGTTCGCTGGATTGAATCCAGACACATTGCTCATCCAACCGTTAGATCCTTGGATCGACATAGAACAca atttatatGAGCGAGTGACGAAGACCAAAGGATCAAAAGTGCTCTTAGCCATCGGAGGCTGGACAGACAGCACTGGTGACAAATACTCTCGTTTGATAAGCAATAACGTTGCACGTCGCAAATTCGTTGCATCTACGATAAACTTCTTGAAGAAGCACAACTTCGACGGCCTATCCTTCGAATGGAACTATCCAAAATGTTGGCAAAGTAATTGCAGAAAGGGACCCGATTCCGACAAGCCCAATTTCACCAAATTAATCCAGGAACTGAGAAAAGGGTTCGATCAACAGGAACCGAGGCTTACGTTAGCCGTAGCATTCTCAGGTTATAAAGAAGTGATCGATAGAGCCTATGAAGTCCATGAAATTTCGGAAATGGTGGATTTCATATCAGTGATGACGTACGATTATCACGGTGCTTGGGAGGCAAAAACGGGTCACTTGTCGCCCTTATTTGGAAATACCGATGACATCAATCCATACTATAATGTG aaTTCCACGATGGAGTACTTGATAAATCTTGGAGCGGACAAATCGAAACTTTTGGTAGGCATACCTTTATATGGACAAGCTTATCGATTGTCTAGTGAAAATTTAACAAGCCTTGGAGATCCTGCCACTGGACCTGGAACTGCTGGAGAATTTACCAAACAACCTGGGATGCTGGCCTACTACGAAGTTTGTGACAGAGTCAAGAACAAGGGCTGGGAGATAGGATTAGGTAAAAAgccaaaagaagaaagaaaatatctatCTTTTGACCCAAAATGTTCCATTTTAGGGCCAAGTGCGTATCGCAGAGACCAGTGGGTAGGCTACGACAATCAGGAGAGTGTCTTCGCGAAAGGAGAGTACATTTTGAAACGTGGTTATGGAGGTGCAACACTGTGGACAGTGGACTTGGACGACTTTTTAAATCGCTGTTGTTCGGAATCCTTCCCATTATTGAAGAGCATAAATCGTGCACTAG GTCGTTTAAAGAATAAAGCTTCAGAAGGATGCGGACGCCCACCAGAACCAATTACACCACAACCTCCAACGTTGACGACTCACAGTGACGCAGTGGGAGACACTCCTCGACCAACGACGCCAATGGCAAAGCCAACCACGTGGCCAATGTGGACTGAAAAGCCGAGTACAGACAGTCATCATACAACTACTACTTGGCCCACTTGGACTTGGAAACCAAGCAAACGACCAGAATCAACGACTAAAAGCAGTACCACGGTCTGGTGGACTCAATCAACCAGCACTGCTTCTTCAACATGGACTTCAACCAA agCACCGGAGCAATTAACAACAGAAGCCACGCAAGGTATAGAAAAACCAACAGACTCCTCGAAACCAGAACAGCCGTGTATGATAGGAGAATACGTGCCGGATCCTGATAACTGCAACAACTACTTTAGATGCGTGCTTGGTGAATTGCAACGCGAACAATGCGCGCCAGGATTACACTGGGACGCGAAACGACGCATTTGCGATTGGCCAGCTGCGGCGAAATGTCAAGCAGAGACAG GTTCCGTGACTCAAAAACCATCATGGACCACCATGAGAACTACCACTACGAAAAAACCAACTACGTTATTCGTACCTTCTTCACCCAAACCTATCACCCAAAAACCAATTATGGAAACTTCGAACGGAAAGCCGCCAAAAAATTGTGTACACGGCGAATATTACTCCTATCCAGATTCCTGCTCAAGTTTCCATATCTGCgtgaatggaaatttaatttctcaacaATGTGGACCAGGATTGAACTGGAACAAGGAGAAGGGTATGTGCGACTGGGCTTTCAAGAATCCTTGCATCGAGAAGCCAAAGAAAACGGCCTCCTTGGTTGCAGGAGGTATCAAGTCAACT tCGTGTACGCCTGATAGTTACACTGGCGTTCCAGGAGATTGTGAAAGCTTCCAAGCATGTTTATGGGGTCGCTACGAAGTATTCCGTTGCGCTCCAGGATTGCACTTTAATGAGAGAACTCGAATATGCGACTGGCCATCTAGAGCTAATTGTCAAGATAACTCTGTATCAACAGATAATCAAGATTCCAACACACCTAGCGATAAGCCAATTAATCATCCAACGAGTACTGAAAAGCCTTGGGTAGCAAGCACCACTCAAGCTACGACCACCTTGTCACCAGCTGTGATAGATGCTGACAAAGTTTCTCCATTGTCTGGCCATTACAAA ATCGTGTGTTACTTCACGAATTGGGCCTGGTATCGAAGAGGGGTAGGTCGTTATCTTCCTGAACATATCGATCACACCCTTTGTACCCATATCGTTTATGGATTTGCCGTTTTGGATTATTCAGACCTAATCATCAAGGCTCACGACTCCTGGGCGGATTACGACAATC ATTTTTACGAACGCGTAGTCGCGTACAAGAAACGTGGGTTGAAAGTATCTCTTGCTCTGGGAGGTTGGAACGATTCAGCTGGAGACAAATACAGTCGTCTAGTGAATAATCCTACTGCTAGGAAAAGGTTCATTGAACAAGCAATCCAATTCctggaaaaatatgatttcgaTGGGCTTGACTTGGATTGGGAATACCCAGTTTGCTGGCAA GTTGACTGCAATAAAGGTCCATCTTCAGATAAACAAGGCTTCGCAGATTTGCTTAAAGAACTGAGCAATGAATTGAGACCCAGAGGATTATTACTCAGTTCAGCGGTTTCGCCGAGCAAGCAAGTGATCGACAAAGGCTACGATGTTCCAGCACTCGCTAAATATTTGGACTGGATTGCAGTGATGACTTACGATTTCCATGGTCAATGGGATAAGAAAACTGGCCACGTAGCGCCGCTCTACTACCATCCTGACGATGACTACTATTACTTCAACGCAAATTATTCCATCAATTATTGGATCGCTAAAGGAGCTCCTCGTAGAAACATCGTTATGG GAATGCCATTGTACGGACAGTCGTTCTCCATAAACGACCGCAACGCAGGTACAGGATTAAATGTGCCAGCTAGTGCTGGACAAGCAGGTGAATTTACTAGAGCTGCAGGATTCTTGTCCTATTACGAAATTTGCGATAGGATTCGGAACCGTGGATGGAACGTCGTTCAAGATTCAGAACACAGAATGGGTCCCTATGCGTATAAGGGCACTCAGTGGGTGAGCTTCGACGACGCTGACATGATTCGACGGAAAGCTGAGTATGTTAGAGACATGGGTCTTGGTGGTGGAATGGTCTGGGCGTTGGATCTCGATGATTTCCGGGGACGCTGCGGCGAAGGACCGCATCCATTGATGCATACTCTTCAAAAAGTTTTAGCTAGTCCTCCCAACAAAGATGAAgaac TTGAGAAGCCACCGATTACAGTGGAAGATTTAGATCAAGGTCCGATGACGCCCATGGTAACATCCACCACTGTTAAGACACCCGTGCCATCTTCAACGTCGAGGGATCAACTGCAACCTGACGATAAATTCAAAAtgatttgttattttacaaattggGCCTGGTATCGTCAAGAAGGAGGGAAGTTCTTGCCAGAAGATATAGACCCTGATCTGTGTACTCATGTTCTATATGGTTTCGCGGTACTCGATGGATCGCAGTTAACGATTAAACCACATGATTCATGGGCTGATATAGACAACA AGTTCTACGAAAGGGTCGCGGCTTTAAAATCGAAGGGAATAAAGGTATTAATGGCTATTGGGGGATGGAATGATTCAGCAGGTAACAAATACAGTCGTTTGGTGAATTCACCATCAGCTAGACAAAGATTCATCACGACTGTGAtacaatttatcgaaaaatacgAGTTTGAAGGCTTGGATTTAGATTGGGAGTATCCAGTATGCTGGCAG gtCGACTGTAAAAAAGGTCCAGCTACAGACAAAGAAGGATTCGCTAGTTTAGTGAAGGAATTGAGTGAACAATTCAAACCAAGAAGTTTACTGTTATCCGCTGCGGTTTCCCCGAGCAAACGAGTCATTGACACAGGCTATGACGTACCAAGCTTGGCGAAATACTTGGACTGGATATCTGTAATGACGTATGACTACCATGGTCAATGGGACAAGAAAACCGGTCATGTGGCGCCACTGTATCGACTGCCCAATGACTGGGAGCCAACTTTTAACGCG aACTTTTCAATTCATTATTGGATGGAGAAAGGTGCACCAGCGAAAAAGCTTGTAATGGGAGCACCACTGTACGGTCAGTCCTTCTCCTTGGCAGAAAGAAGTGAGAGAGGATTAAACGCACCGACTTATGGCGGCGGTGAAGCCGGCGAAGCAACAAGAGCCAGAGGTTTCCTGTCTTATTACGAA atatGCGAAAGGACATTAAAGAAGGGTTGGACCGTGATCCAAGACAAACAACGACGTATTGGTCCCTACGCATATAAAGGTGATCAATGGGTCAGCTTTGACGATACCAGACAAATTAAACTGAAGGCAGAATTAATAAAGGATCTTGATTTGGGCGGCGGCATGGTGTGGGCTCTCGATTTGGACGACTTCAAGAACAGATGCGGCTGTGAGCCTAGCCCGCTTCTGAGAACCATGAACAGGGTTCTAAGAAATTATCCCAAAGGTCCATTGTGTCCAGTAACGAATG aatTTCTCACAATTGACGCTGGAGAATCCATCATGGGGTCTACGACTACTGAACGACCAAGTTGGGAACCTACTACTTCTACTAAACCAACGTATTTGCCACCAACGTCTACAACCGCGGATCCGGATTCTGATATTGATGATACTATTGAAATAGAAGCTGAGCCACCAATAATAGGTGGTTCACCGGACGACTGCGGCGGTCGTGTATTTGTTCCCCACAAGAAAGATTGCTCTAAGTACTTCTTATGTAATTTTGGAAAGCTTACTGAACACTCTTGTCCTCCTGGTCTGTATTGGAACGAGAATCGTTGTGACTGGCCAGAGAATACCAAATGCCAGGATTCTCAGCGACAA TCGAACGAGTTATTGCCATTAATCTCTGACCAGGAgaataacaagaaaaaaatgatttgttATGTAATGAACTGGGCGCGAAAGCGGCCTGGGGTAGGACAATTCCTACCAGAAGATATTGATCTAGATTTGTGTACTCATATAGTTTACGGCCTCGCGAAGTTGGATACGGAACGATTAACTATACAAAATCCACAGGCTGCTAGACAGAAGGAATTTCTTAGTAAAATAGCGGATATTAAAAGCAGAACTGGACTGAAGGTTTTGCTTGGTTTGGGTGGCTGGGATGAATCCACAGATAATAAGTACAGTGAATTGGCACACAATTCGATGGAACGGAAAAAATTTGCGCGCCACGCTGCTCTTTATATTCAGAGTCGCGGATTTGATGGTCTTGACCTCCTTTGGGAGTATCCAGTATGCTGGCAG GTTGATTGCAATCGTGGACCATCAAGTGATAGGGAAGCTTTTGGAGCCCTGCTAAAGGAACTAAGCATAACCTTCAAACCTAAAGGATTGCTCCTTTCCACTGGTGTTTCTGCTAGCAAAGAAGTCATCGACGTAGCTTACGATGTTCCAACATTAATCAAATACCTCGATTGGATAAATGTCATGACTTATGACTATCATGGCTATTGGGAGGACAAAACTGGTCACGTAGCCCCGCTTTATCGTAATCCGGATGAGCAGACTAAATACTTGAACGTGAACTTTACAATAATCCATTGGCTGGAACAAGGTGTGCCATCGAATAAACTGATAATGGGCATACCAGCATATGGGCAAAGCTTTACGTTATCGAGAAAATTGCAAGGAAAAGGAACACCGGGCCTTAACGCACAAGTTTCCGGGCCCGGACATCCAGGAGACTTCACCAAATCAGCCGGCATGCTTGCTTATTACGAg ATATGTAACAACGTAAAAAACAGAGATTGGTCCGTGATCAAGGATTCGAAGAATCTGAGTGGACCGTATGCTACCAGAGGTGACCAATGGGTCAGCTATGAAGATGTATCCAGTGTAATACAAAAG ACGAAATTCATAAGAGATCTAAATCTTGGTGGCGCCTTGATATGGTCTTTAGATGTAGATGACTTCGCAAATCTTTGTGGCTGTGGAAAATATCCTTTAACAACAGCGCTTAGTCAAGGACTTAGAGGAGAACGAAATCTCAGAATGGATTGTACTTGA